From Scophthalmus maximus strain ysfricsl-2021 chromosome 14, ASM2237912v1, whole genome shotgun sequence, one genomic window encodes:
- the cnga4 gene encoding cyclic nucleotide-gated cation channel alpha-4, translated as MDKTGGVGVGGNHWQRLLQRHRGQKVNEEGKDGAKDQGKRNTFVDLKLKVNWKEWVVDPAEHFYYVWLQVMIFPIVYNWVIIILRTCFTGIAMSYLPVWLTLDYLSDLMYIVDMIITVHTGYLDQGILIKELTQLKKRYLHSKRFLRDLASLLPTDFLYFAVGIQTPMVRINRLLRMPRLNEALDRMETRTSYPNTFRITKLMIYIFVLIHWNACLYFALSNYIGFGSDLWVYPNITRPEFASMRRQYFYCFWFSAQIFTTVGDTPLPKREEEQLFMIADLLIAVLVFASIVGNVGNVISSLRDRDNVFFPNHELVKAYLRSHHISKELRQRIDNWYQHLHINKKIMRENEILQQLPVHLRTEIAVSVHLPTLSKVTIFQSCEKSLLEELVLKLTPQVFSPGEYVCRKGDVGHEMYIIKEGKLAVVANDGVTEYAVLSGGNFFGEISILNIKGNKSGNRRTANIRSIGYSDLFSLSKEDLTDVLSEFPAAKHHLEEKGRQILTKMGMLEESGEGEEEEEAEKVETKINRLESTLEVLQTKLARLMMELESSNSKMQARVEQLEREVAALETQPEDGEEGERAQGRGDGVGEDIEWEREEAEGEEEDAADAKVKKLGQGEDSNDVTKEGDGESTKSTKEDVERMVEGDIYGPKEPDDQPKKKDNDGDKIPDIGDDRPGKGDGAEIDPEDKTEEKSGESESEAGREKAEEEQRGMGQKDEEQKKKN; from the exons ATGGATAAAACgggtggtgttggtgttggagGAAACCACTGGCAGAGACTCCTCCAGAGGCATCGGGGGCAGAAAGTGAATGAGGAAGGAAAAGATGGAGCCAAGGACCAAGGGAAACGAAACACCTTTGTGGATTTGAAATTGAAAGTGAA ttggAAAGAGTGGGTGGTTGACCCAgcagaacatttttattatgtCTGGCTACAGGTCATGATCTTCCCCATTGTCTACAACTGGGTGATCATCATTCTGAG GACATGCTTCACTGGAATTGCCATGAGCTACCTGCCTGTGTGGCTTACGCTGGACTATCTGTCAGACCTCATGTATATTGTTGACATGATCATCACTGTTCACACAG GTTACTTGGATCAGGGCATCCTGATAAAAGAGCTAACTCAACTGAAGAAGCGGTACCTGCACTCCAAACGTTTCTTAAGGGACTTGGCTTCCCTGCTGCCGACTGACTTTCTCTACTTTGCCGTTGGCATCCAAACTCCGATGGTGAGGATCAACCGCCTTCTGCGCATGCCCCGACTCAACGAGGCCTTGGATCGCATGGAGACAAGAACCTCCTACCCTAACACCTTTCGCATCACCAAGCTCATGATCTACATCTTTGTGTTGATCCACTGGAATGCCTGTCTCTACTTTGCACTGTCCAACTACATCGGCTTTGGTAGTGATCTCTGGGTCTACCCAAACATCACCAGACCAGAGTTTGCCTCCATGCGTCGTCAGTACTTTTACTGCTTCTGGTTCTCTGCCCAGATTTTCACCACAGTAGGAGACACCCCTCTGccgaagagggaagaggagcaaTTGTTTATGATTGCAGACCTGCTCATTGCCGTGCTGGTATTTGCATCTATTGTTGGCAATGTCGGTAATGTAATCTCAAGCTTAAGAGATCGTGATAATGTCTTCTTCCCCAACCATGAACTG gtAAAGGCATACCTGCGTAGCCATCACATTAGCAAGGAGCTTCGCCAGCGCATAGACAACTGGTACCAGCATCTGCACATCAACAAGAAGATCATGCGAGAGAATGaaatcctgcagcagctgcctgtACACCTGAGGACAGAGATTGCTGTCAGCGTTCATCTTCCCACACTTTCCAAAGTCACCATCTTCCAGAGCTGCGAGAAAAGTttgctggaggagctggtgctTAAGCTCACGCCTCAG GTATTCAGTCCAGGAGAGTACGTCTGCAGGAAAGGAGATGTGGGCCATGAAATGTACATCATCAAAGAAGGGAAACTTGCAGTTGTAGCAAATGATGGAGTCACAGAGTATGCTGTGCTCAGTGGAGGGAATTTCTTTGGGGAAATTAGTATTCTCAACATCAAAG GTAACAAGTCAGGCAATCGTCGCACTGCCAACATCCGAAGCATTGGCTACTCTGACCTGTTCAGCTTGTCCAAAGAAGATCTTACAGACGTGTTGTCTGAGTTCCCTGCAGCCAAACATCACCTGGAGGAGAAGGGCAGACAGATCCTCACCAAGATGGGCATGTTAGAGGAGagtggggagggagaggaggaggaggaggcagaaaagGTCGAAACCAAGATAAACAGGTTGGAGAGTACCTTGGAGGTGCTGCAAACAAAACTAGCTCGACTGATGATGGAGTTAGAGTCGAGTAACAGCAAGATGCAGGCCAgagtggagcagctggagagggaAGTGGCAGCACTGGAGACTCAGCCAGAAGATGgtgaggaaggagaaagagcaCAGGGAAGAGGTGACGGGGTGGGAGAGGACATTGAATGGGAgcgagaggaggcagaaggagaggaagaggatgctgCAGATGCTAAAGTGAAAAAACTGGGACAGGGAGAAGATAGCAATGATGTGACcaaggagggagatggagagagcacTAAAAGCACAAAGGAAGATGTGGAGAGAATGGTGGAGGGAGATATATATGGGCCGAAGGAACCAGATGAccaaccaaagaaaaaagacaatgacgGAGACAAAATCCCAGATATAGGAGATGACAGACCTGGGAAAGGAGATGGAGCTGAAATAGATCCTGAAGacaagacagaggagaagagtggAGAAAGCGAATCTGAGGCCGGGAGAGAAAAGgctgaagaagaacaaagaggaATGGGGCAGAAAgatgaagagcaaaaaaaaaagaattga
- the trappc10 gene encoding trafficking protein particle complex subunit 10 isoform X2: MESQEEKPIIYTMENKPIVTCAGDQGLFTSLYTSLAQQLPREPMEWRRTYGRAPKMIHLEANFVQFKEELLPKDGNKALLTFPFLHIYWTDCCDTEVYKGTIKEDMLRWQNSLRTHASADWVIIVVESNDTKKKNKTNILPRSSIVDKIRSDFCNKQNDRCVVLSDPLKDSSRSQESWNSLLLKLRTLLLMSFTKNLGRFEDDMRTLREKRTQPGWSFCEYFMVQEELAFVFEMLQQFEDALVQYDELDALFTQYVLNFGAGDTANWLGSFCAPVRCWSGLLLRRPIDMEKRDGIQRGEASLLDLRSYLFSRQCTLLIFLQRPWEVTQRALELLHNCVQELRLLEVSVLEGALDCWVFLSCLEVLHRIEGCCDQAQLAANCSHTVGLWAYATDKLKSLGELCGLVSEKGPMSEDLNRTVDLLAGLGDERPETASSLQSPYKKLKEALSSVEAFERHYLELSHAAMEMYRAIGRLRSARLVGKSLAEFYMRKGDPERAETFLQEALKSYVSEGWNLPVTHTRKQIAECQKLLGRTEDYLQTSALLAGDVNLTTEERKHFCQEILTFAAKSGDQAHKVTLSMGVFAQLTRLQFHPATASVHSGAVLQVELTLRCLMPVSVHIQQVAASIHFDVDHGGTRGRSKAAQRQTIPGTVEFNQVNSSAGPPSSSGAGPPLELDEIHDRSPTDNSLSSTGVVCKNIHLLMRRHDNKSPPDTPNCVSPPAVAMKEGAQMLKVQEVTLEPGNNSIMFTAPSGQPGTYTLRQLCATVGQVQFVLPHIYPSVQYEVYSQEPQLTVEPRSEPLLAGLPQMVKFTLLTGHYAVKKGDALQLSNTDTMPILPSTGCSARITNPAAELVGESVLSIQSSEKVTSISLPATPPYHTLEFHLEVLCIIPSGNDRPPNERLTNGEVRHRPRSYSHPDTPMTAIDQRMSIDCPWSIYSTLLALTFYIPFKTKHSLLSAGNRKYIQVCVQNVSDVNFTLAEVKLTEKQHAALELQSLNAKEQQLLCSKHSVFCLWEVRWKEDLPSCLQCVFSANFSLLNQDVSSCKPFHYQFQLERVTTLYSVRADILPPAGEQHCRSGLLCGLEVCITRLTEPAEGETAEESKTDTDGLKTTKLMYEVADSSSNWAVCGKSSGMVSMPVTPDATHKVQIEVMPLFAGHLPFPKIKVLKYLPHTAAVAIQPDPDSCVENDSLSLLDKALDDQADTASIRSRGSVHSVGSGDQQQKGVAMPRLEPFSLGQVFNHSHARQVLVLPSTDDHIMEVNAT; the protein is encoded by the exons ATGGAGAGTCAAGAGGAGAAGCCGATCATCTATACTATGGAAAACAAGCCGATAGTGACGT GTGCTGGAGACCAGGGCTTGTTCACGTCGCTCTACACGTCGTTGGCCCAACAACTTCCCAGGGAGCCGATGGAATGGAGGAG GACGTACGGCCGCGCACCCAAAATGATTCACCTTGAAGCTAATTTTGTCCAATTCAAAGAGGAGCTCCTCCCTAAGGATGGTAACAAGGCTCTCCTCACCTTCCCCTTCCTCCACATCTACTGGACTGACTGCTGT gATACAGAGGTGTACAAGGGCACGATAAAGGAGGACATGCTGCGCTGGCAGAACAGCTTGCGGACTCACGCCTCGGCAGACTGGGTCATCATTGTCGTGGAGAGCAATGAcaccaagaagaagaacaagactAACATCCTGCCTCGGTCGTCCATCGTGGACAAGATCCGTAGTGATTTTTGCAACAAACAGAACGACAG GTGTGTGGTGCTGTCGGACCCTCTGAAGGACTCGTCACGGTCGCAGGAATCCTGGAACTCCTTATTGCTCAAGCTGCGAACGCTCCTCCTCATGTCCTTCACCAAGAACCTGGGCCGCTTCGAAGACGACATGCGCACGCTGCGAGAGAAACGCACCCAGCCCGGCTGGAGCTTCTGTGAATACTTCATGGTCCAG GAAGAGCTGGCCTTTGTTTTTGAGATGCTGCAGCAGTTCGAAGATGCCTTGGTCCAGTACGATGAACTAGATGCTCTCTTTACCCAATATGTCCTGAACTTTGGAGCTGGAG ATACGGCCAACTGGCTCGGCTCGTTCTGCGCCCCGGTGCGCTGCTGGAGCGgcctgctgctgcggcggcccATCGACATGGAGAAGAGGGACGGGATCCAGCGGGGGGAGGCCAGCCTGCTGGATCTGAGGAGCTACCTGTTCTCCCGCCAGTGCACCTTACTCATCTTCCTCCAGCGGCCGTGGGAGGTCACCCAGAGggccctggagctgctgcacaacTGTGTCCAGGAGCTGCGCCTGCTGGAG GTGTCGGTGCTGGAGGGGGCGCTGGACTGCTGGGTGTTCCTCAGCTGCTTGGAGGTTTTGCACCGGATCGAGGGCTGTTGTGATCAGGCCCAGTTAGCTGCAAACTGCTCCCATACTGTGGGGCTGTGGGCTTACGCAACTGACAAg CTGAAGTCTCTGGGGGAACTCTGTGGCCTGGTGTCAGAGAAGGGACCCATGTCCGAGGACCTGAACAGGACAGTGGACCTGCTGGCTGGACTCGGGGATGAGCGGCCTGAGACTG CCAGCAGTTTGCAGAGCCCTTACAAAAAGCTGAAAGAGGCTCTGTCCTCTGTGGAAGCTTTTGAAAGACACTATCTC GAACTTTCCCATGCCGCTATGGAGATGTACAGGGCCATCGGCCGGCTACGCTCTGCCAGACTGGTGGGAAAGAGCCTGGCTGAGTTTTACAT gaGGAAGGGCGACCCTGAGCGAGCGGAGACCTTCTTGCAGGAAGCTCTGAAGTCATACGTGTCGGAGGGGTGGAACCTCCCCGTCACTCACACCAGGAAACAGATCGCCGAGTGTCAGAAGCTACTGGGCAGAACTGAAGA CTACCTGCAGACCAGTGCCTTGTTGGCGGGTGACGTGAATCTGACcacggaggagaggaagcactTTTGTCAGGAGATTCTGACCTTTGCCGCCAAGTCTGGAGATCAAG CCCACAAAGTGACCCTCAGCATGGGCGTTTTTGCTCAACTCACGCGGCTGCAGTTCCATCCGGCGACGGCCTCTGTGCACTCCGGAGCCGTGCTGCAGGTGGAGCTCACCCTGAGGTGTTTGATGCCAGTGTCGGTGCACATACAACAAGTAGCCGCCAGCATTCACTTTGACGTGGATCACGGCGGGACGCGTGGACGGTCTAAGGCAGCTCAGAGACAGACAATCCCAGGGACAGTGGAGTTCAACCAGGTAAACTCGTCGGCgggtcccccctcctcctcgggcGCGGGCCCTCCTTTAGAACTGGACGAAATTCACGACAGGAGTCCCACGGACAATTCTCTCAGCTCCACGGGAGTGGTGTGTAAAAACATTCACTTGCTCATGCGTCGTCACGACAACAAGTCACCGCCGGACACGCCCAACTGCGTCAGTCCTCCCGCTGTCGCCATGAAGGAAGGAGCGCAGATGCTGAAAGTGCAGGAAGTAACGTTAGAGCCCGGGAACAACAGCATTATGTTCACAGCACCG AGCGGGCAACCAGGCACTTACACACTGCGTCAGCTGTGTGCCACAGTGGGTCAGGTGCAGTTCGTGCTGCCTCACATCTACCCATCAGTCCAGTATGAGGTGTATTCTCAGGAGCCCCAGCTCACCGTGGAGCCTCGCTCAG aGCCGCTGTTAGCCGGTCTGCCTCAGATGGTGAAGTTCACTCTTTTAACGGGTCACTACGCCGTGAAGAAAGGAGATGCTCTGCAGCTCAGCAACACGGACACCATGCCCATCCTGCCCTCCACCGGCTGCTCGGCCCGCATCACCAACCCTGCCGCTG AGTTGGTGGGTGAAAGCGTCCTCTCCATTCAGTCGTCCGAGAAGGTGACCAGCATCAGCCTGCCCGCGACGCCCCCCTACCACACTCTGGAGTTCCACCTGGAGGTTCTGTGCATCATCCCGTCCGGGAACGACCGGCCGCCCAACGAGAGGCTGACCAACGGCGAGGTCCGCCATCGACCGCGCAGCTACAGTCATCCTGACACGCCCATGACGGCCATCGACCAGAGG ATGTCTATCGACTGCCCCTGGTCCATTTACTCCACGCTGCTCGCCCTCACCTTCTACATCCCCTTCAAGACCAAGCACTCGCTGCTCTCCGCTGGTAACAG GAAGTAcatccaggtgtgtgtgcagaatgTGTCCGACGTGAACTTCACGCTGGCAGAAGTGAAGCTGACGGAGAAGCAGCACGCGGCGCTGGAGCTGCAGTCCCTTAACGCTAAAGAACAACAA CTCTTGTGCAGTAAGCACAGTGTGTTCTGCTTGTGGGAGGTGAGGTGGAAGGAAGACCTGCCTTCCTGTCTCCAGTGCGTTTTCTCCGCGAACTTCTCTCTTCTCAACCAGGACGTCTCTTCCTGCAAACCTTTCCACTACCAGTTTCAGCTGGAGAGAGTCACC ACGTTGTACAGCGTGCGAGCTGATATTCTGCCTCCTGCCGGGGAACAACACTGTCGCTCCGGCCTCCTCTGTGGACTGGAGGTGTGTATAACACGACTGACTGAACCTGCAGAAGGGGAGACGGCAGAGGAGAGCAAGACGGACACCGATGGCCTCAAAACCACCAAACTCATGTATGAAG tGGCCGACAGCAGCAGTAACTGGGCGGTGTGCGGGAAGAGTTCTGGGATGGTGTCGATGCCCGTGACGCCCGACGCCACTCACAAGGTGCAGATCGAGGTGATGCCTCTGTTCGCGGGACACCTGCCCTTCCCCAAAATCAAAGTGCTGAAGTACCTGCCTCACACCGCGGCCGTTGCCATTCAGCCCGACCCTG ACAGCTGCGTGGAGAACGACAGTCTGTCCCTGCTGGACAAGGCGCTGGACGACCAGGCGGACACGGCGAGCATCCGCAGCCGCGGCAGCGTCCACTCTGTGGGCAGCGGCGACCAGCAGCAGAAAGGTGTGGCCATGCCGCGTCTGGAGCCCTTCAGCCTCGGTCAGGTGTTCAACCATAGCCACGCGCGGCAGGTGCTGGTGCTGCCGTCCACCGACGACCACATCATGGAGGTCAACGCCACATGA
- the trappc10 gene encoding trafficking protein particle complex subunit 10 isoform X1 has product MESQEEKPIIYTMENKPIVTCAGDQGLFTSLYTSLAQQLPREPMEWRRTYGRAPKMIHLEANFVQFKEELLPKDGNKALLTFPFLHIYWTDCCDTEVYKGTIKEDMLRWQNSLRTHASADWVIIVVESNDTKKKNKTNILPRSSIVDKIRSDFCNKQNDRCVVLSDPLKDSSRSQESWNSLLLKLRTLLLMSFTKNLGRFEDDMRTLREKRTQPGWSFCEYFMVQEELAFVFEMLQQFEDALVQYDELDALFTQYVLNFGAGDTANWLGSFCAPVRCWSGLLLRRPIDMEKRDGIQRGEASLLDLRSYLFSRQCTLLIFLQRPWEVTQRALELLHNCVQELRLLEVSVLEGALDCWVFLSCLEVLHRIEGCCDQAQLAANCSHTVGLWAYATDKLKSLGELCGLVSEKGPMSEDLNRTVDLLAGLGDERPETASSLQSPYKKLKEALSSVEAFERHYLELSHAAMEMYRAIGRLRSARLVGKSLAEFYMRKGDPERAETFLQEALKSYVSEGWNLPVTHTRKQIAECQKLLGRTEDYLQTSALLAGDVNLTTEERKHFCQEILTFAAKSGDQAHKVTLSMGVFAQLTRLQFHPATASVHSGAVLQVELTLRCLMPVSVHIQQVAASIHFDVDHGGTRGRSKAAQRQTIPGTVEFNQVNSSAGPPSSSGAGPPLELDEIHDRSPTDNSLSSTGVVCKNIHLLMRRHDNKSPPDTPNCVSPPAVAMKEGAQMLKVQEVTLEPGNNSIMFTAPSGQPGTYTLRQLCATVGQVQFVLPHIYPSVQYEVYSQEPQLTVEPRSEPLLAGLPQMVKFTLLTGHYAVKKGDALQLSNTDTMPILPSTGCSARITNPAAELVGESVLSIQSSEKVTSISLPATPPYHTLEFHLEVLCIIPSGNDRPPNERLTNGEVRHRPRSYSHPDTPMTAIDQRMSIDCPWSIYSTLLALTFYIPFKTKHSLLSAGNSRKYIQVCVQNVSDVNFTLAEVKLTEKQHAALELQSLNAKEQQLLCSKHSVFCLWEVRWKEDLPSCLQCVFSANFSLLNQDVSSCKPFHYQFQLERVTTLYSVRADILPPAGEQHCRSGLLCGLEVCITRLTEPAEGETAEESKTDTDGLKTTKLMYEVADSSSNWAVCGKSSGMVSMPVTPDATHKVQIEVMPLFAGHLPFPKIKVLKYLPHTAAVAIQPDPDSCVENDSLSLLDKALDDQADTASIRSRGSVHSVGSGDQQQKGVAMPRLEPFSLGQVFNHSHARQVLVLPSTDDHIMEVNAT; this is encoded by the exons ATGGAGAGTCAAGAGGAGAAGCCGATCATCTATACTATGGAAAACAAGCCGATAGTGACGT GTGCTGGAGACCAGGGCTTGTTCACGTCGCTCTACACGTCGTTGGCCCAACAACTTCCCAGGGAGCCGATGGAATGGAGGAG GACGTACGGCCGCGCACCCAAAATGATTCACCTTGAAGCTAATTTTGTCCAATTCAAAGAGGAGCTCCTCCCTAAGGATGGTAACAAGGCTCTCCTCACCTTCCCCTTCCTCCACATCTACTGGACTGACTGCTGT gATACAGAGGTGTACAAGGGCACGATAAAGGAGGACATGCTGCGCTGGCAGAACAGCTTGCGGACTCACGCCTCGGCAGACTGGGTCATCATTGTCGTGGAGAGCAATGAcaccaagaagaagaacaagactAACATCCTGCCTCGGTCGTCCATCGTGGACAAGATCCGTAGTGATTTTTGCAACAAACAGAACGACAG GTGTGTGGTGCTGTCGGACCCTCTGAAGGACTCGTCACGGTCGCAGGAATCCTGGAACTCCTTATTGCTCAAGCTGCGAACGCTCCTCCTCATGTCCTTCACCAAGAACCTGGGCCGCTTCGAAGACGACATGCGCACGCTGCGAGAGAAACGCACCCAGCCCGGCTGGAGCTTCTGTGAATACTTCATGGTCCAG GAAGAGCTGGCCTTTGTTTTTGAGATGCTGCAGCAGTTCGAAGATGCCTTGGTCCAGTACGATGAACTAGATGCTCTCTTTACCCAATATGTCCTGAACTTTGGAGCTGGAG ATACGGCCAACTGGCTCGGCTCGTTCTGCGCCCCGGTGCGCTGCTGGAGCGgcctgctgctgcggcggcccATCGACATGGAGAAGAGGGACGGGATCCAGCGGGGGGAGGCCAGCCTGCTGGATCTGAGGAGCTACCTGTTCTCCCGCCAGTGCACCTTACTCATCTTCCTCCAGCGGCCGTGGGAGGTCACCCAGAGggccctggagctgctgcacaacTGTGTCCAGGAGCTGCGCCTGCTGGAG GTGTCGGTGCTGGAGGGGGCGCTGGACTGCTGGGTGTTCCTCAGCTGCTTGGAGGTTTTGCACCGGATCGAGGGCTGTTGTGATCAGGCCCAGTTAGCTGCAAACTGCTCCCATACTGTGGGGCTGTGGGCTTACGCAACTGACAAg CTGAAGTCTCTGGGGGAACTCTGTGGCCTGGTGTCAGAGAAGGGACCCATGTCCGAGGACCTGAACAGGACAGTGGACCTGCTGGCTGGACTCGGGGATGAGCGGCCTGAGACTG CCAGCAGTTTGCAGAGCCCTTACAAAAAGCTGAAAGAGGCTCTGTCCTCTGTGGAAGCTTTTGAAAGACACTATCTC GAACTTTCCCATGCCGCTATGGAGATGTACAGGGCCATCGGCCGGCTACGCTCTGCCAGACTGGTGGGAAAGAGCCTGGCTGAGTTTTACAT gaGGAAGGGCGACCCTGAGCGAGCGGAGACCTTCTTGCAGGAAGCTCTGAAGTCATACGTGTCGGAGGGGTGGAACCTCCCCGTCACTCACACCAGGAAACAGATCGCCGAGTGTCAGAAGCTACTGGGCAGAACTGAAGA CTACCTGCAGACCAGTGCCTTGTTGGCGGGTGACGTGAATCTGACcacggaggagaggaagcactTTTGTCAGGAGATTCTGACCTTTGCCGCCAAGTCTGGAGATCAAG CCCACAAAGTGACCCTCAGCATGGGCGTTTTTGCTCAACTCACGCGGCTGCAGTTCCATCCGGCGACGGCCTCTGTGCACTCCGGAGCCGTGCTGCAGGTGGAGCTCACCCTGAGGTGTTTGATGCCAGTGTCGGTGCACATACAACAAGTAGCCGCCAGCATTCACTTTGACGTGGATCACGGCGGGACGCGTGGACGGTCTAAGGCAGCTCAGAGACAGACAATCCCAGGGACAGTGGAGTTCAACCAGGTAAACTCGTCGGCgggtcccccctcctcctcgggcGCGGGCCCTCCTTTAGAACTGGACGAAATTCACGACAGGAGTCCCACGGACAATTCTCTCAGCTCCACGGGAGTGGTGTGTAAAAACATTCACTTGCTCATGCGTCGTCACGACAACAAGTCACCGCCGGACACGCCCAACTGCGTCAGTCCTCCCGCTGTCGCCATGAAGGAAGGAGCGCAGATGCTGAAAGTGCAGGAAGTAACGTTAGAGCCCGGGAACAACAGCATTATGTTCACAGCACCG AGCGGGCAACCAGGCACTTACACACTGCGTCAGCTGTGTGCCACAGTGGGTCAGGTGCAGTTCGTGCTGCCTCACATCTACCCATCAGTCCAGTATGAGGTGTATTCTCAGGAGCCCCAGCTCACCGTGGAGCCTCGCTCAG aGCCGCTGTTAGCCGGTCTGCCTCAGATGGTGAAGTTCACTCTTTTAACGGGTCACTACGCCGTGAAGAAAGGAGATGCTCTGCAGCTCAGCAACACGGACACCATGCCCATCCTGCCCTCCACCGGCTGCTCGGCCCGCATCACCAACCCTGCCGCTG AGTTGGTGGGTGAAAGCGTCCTCTCCATTCAGTCGTCCGAGAAGGTGACCAGCATCAGCCTGCCCGCGACGCCCCCCTACCACACTCTGGAGTTCCACCTGGAGGTTCTGTGCATCATCCCGTCCGGGAACGACCGGCCGCCCAACGAGAGGCTGACCAACGGCGAGGTCCGCCATCGACCGCGCAGCTACAGTCATCCTGACACGCCCATGACGGCCATCGACCAGAGG ATGTCTATCGACTGCCCCTGGTCCATTTACTCCACGCTGCTCGCCCTCACCTTCTACATCCCCTTCAAGACCAAGCACTCGCTGCTCTCCGCTGGTAACAG CAGGAAGTAcatccaggtgtgtgtgcagaatgTGTCCGACGTGAACTTCACGCTGGCAGAAGTGAAGCTGACGGAGAAGCAGCACGCGGCGCTGGAGCTGCAGTCCCTTAACGCTAAAGAACAACAA CTCTTGTGCAGTAAGCACAGTGTGTTCTGCTTGTGGGAGGTGAGGTGGAAGGAAGACCTGCCTTCCTGTCTCCAGTGCGTTTTCTCCGCGAACTTCTCTCTTCTCAACCAGGACGTCTCTTCCTGCAAACCTTTCCACTACCAGTTTCAGCTGGAGAGAGTCACC ACGTTGTACAGCGTGCGAGCTGATATTCTGCCTCCTGCCGGGGAACAACACTGTCGCTCCGGCCTCCTCTGTGGACTGGAGGTGTGTATAACACGACTGACTGAACCTGCAGAAGGGGAGACGGCAGAGGAGAGCAAGACGGACACCGATGGCCTCAAAACCACCAAACTCATGTATGAAG tGGCCGACAGCAGCAGTAACTGGGCGGTGTGCGGGAAGAGTTCTGGGATGGTGTCGATGCCCGTGACGCCCGACGCCACTCACAAGGTGCAGATCGAGGTGATGCCTCTGTTCGCGGGACACCTGCCCTTCCCCAAAATCAAAGTGCTGAAGTACCTGCCTCACACCGCGGCCGTTGCCATTCAGCCCGACCCTG ACAGCTGCGTGGAGAACGACAGTCTGTCCCTGCTGGACAAGGCGCTGGACGACCAGGCGGACACGGCGAGCATCCGCAGCCGCGGCAGCGTCCACTCTGTGGGCAGCGGCGACCAGCAGCAGAAAGGTGTGGCCATGCCGCGTCTGGAGCCCTTCAGCCTCGGTCAGGTGTTCAACCATAGCCACGCGCGGCAGGTGCTGGTGCTGCCGTCCACCGACGACCACATCATGGAGGTCAACGCCACATGA
- the gdf3 gene encoding protein DVR-1 → MRPSLAASLLLAVTLLGACDPSHVDEMRSQERLFLGSLGLSAPGPRAPGGRPGRRHVPSALWRMFRSSEDARTRESDPCTVSEYGVRGNIIRYVQDQGRLVSGWSSSCQACVEKQLFFNMSVLQPVELLSLAQLEVKFHWRPLRSAELLQAPGHLGVSLYKVIRATLRGANPQANRRLLLSQSLRLQPEPSSVTMDLTPLAENWRKPGRNYGLVVELLPLGAEPEQLLPFHPGHSLPPEPAFALPPIQASLVAVSLNPHQCRSRQRRSAVRLPVTPSNVCKARRLYIDFKDVGWQDWIIAPQGYMANYCHGECPFPLSESLNGTNHAILQTLVHSLDPRGTPQPCCVPIRLAPISMLYYDNNDNVVLRHYQDMVVDECGCR, encoded by the exons ATGAGGCCGAGCCTCGCCGCGTCGCTGCTGCTCGCGGTGACGCTCCTCGGCGCGTGCGATCCGTCGCACGTGGACGAGATGCGGAGCCAGGAGCGCTTGTTCCTCGGCTCCCTGGGGCTCTCGGCGCCGGGGCCCCGGGCCCCGGGGGGCCGCCCCGGCCGGCGCCACGTCCCCTCCGCGCTCTGGAGGATGTTCCGCAGCTCGGAGGACGCCCGGACCCGGGAGAGCGACCCCTGCACGGTGTCCGAGTATGGAGTCCGGGGCAACATCATCCGCTACGTGCAAGACCAAG GCCGACTGGTGTCcggctggagcagcagctgtcaggCCTGCGTGGAGAAGCAGCTCTTCTTCAACATGTCCGTGCTGCAGCCTGTGGAGCTGCTGTCTCTGGCCCAGCTGGAGGTCAAGTTCCACTGGAGGCCCCTCCGGTCTGCGGAGCTCCTGCAGGCTCCCGGGCACCTCGGCGTGTCTCTGTACAAGGTGATCCGCGCCACGCTGCGGGGGGCCAACCCCCAGGCCAACCGCCGGCTCCTGCTGTCGCAGTCGCTGCGGCTGCAGCCCGAGCCCTCCTCCGTCACCATGGACCTCACGCCGCTGGCGGAGAACTGGCGCAAGCCGGGGCGCAACTACGGCCTGGTGGTGGAGCTGCTCCCTCTCGGCGCCGAGCCGGAGCAGCTGCTTCCCTTCCACCCCGGCCACTCCCTCCCGCCGGAGCCGGCGTTCGCCCTGCCGCCCATCCAGGCCTCGCTGGTGGCCGTGTCGCTCAACCCGCACCAGTGTCGCTCCAGGCAGCGGCGGAGCGCCGTGCGCCTCCCCGTGACGCCCAGCAACGTGTGCAAGGCCCGGCGCCTCTACATCGACTTCAAGGACGTGGGCTGGCAGGACTGGATCATCGCGCCGCAGGGCTACATGGCCAACTACTGCCACGGCGAGTGTCCGTTCCCGCTCAGCGAGAGCCTGAACGGCACCAACCACGCCATCCTGCAGACGCTGGTGCACTCGCTGGACCCGCGCGGCACGCCGCAGCCCTGCTGCGTGCCCATCCGCCTGGCGCCCATCTCCATGCTCTACtacgacaacaacgacaacgtGGTGCTGCGACACTACCAGGACATGGTGGTGGACGAGTGCGGCTGCCGCTGA